The genomic region GCCCGTTGAGGAAGGTGTTGCGGTGGATCTGGCCGAGGCGGAGGAACTCCGCGTTGGCCAGCCCCGGCAGCGTGCGGAAGATCCGCCGCTGCTCCGGCCAGGTGAGCCGGGTCTGGAAGCCGACCAGGTTCCAGGAGGTACCGGCCACGTCCTCGCGGCGCAGCTGCACCACCGCGTAGGGCCGCGCCCCGGTGCGGGGATCGGAGAGCCCCACCGGCTTCATCGGCCCGTAGGCCAGGGTCTCTTCGCCGCGCTCCGCCATCACCTCGATGGGCAGACAGCCCTCGAAGTACTTCGGTTCCTCGAATTCGTGCGGCTTGACCTTCTCGCCCTCGCGCAGCGCCTGGACGAAGGCGCGGTACTCGGCCTCGTTCAGCGGCAGGTTGAGGTAGTCGTCGCCGCCACCCTTGCCGTGGCGGCTCTGGGCGAAGGCGATCGACATGTCGATCGACTCGGCGGTGACGATCGGCGCGATCGAATCGTAGAAGTAGAGCCCGTTGCCGCCGTCGGTTGCCCGGGCGATCGCCTGCGCCAGCGCGTCCGAGGTGAGCGGCCCGGTGGCGACGATGCAGGGCGAAGGCCCGTCGGGCAGCGCCACCGCCTCTTCGTGGACCCGGTTGATCCGGGCGTCCGCCTCGATGGTCCCGGTGATCCGCTCGGAGAAGCGCTCGCGGTCCACCGCCAGCGCGTCGCCTGCGGGAACCCGGGCCTCGTCGGCAGCGGCGAGGACGAGGGAGCCCATCCGCCGCAGCTCCTCGTGGAGGAGCCCCACCGCATTCTCCGGGTTGTCGGAGCGGAAGGAGTTGGAGCAGACGAGCTCGGCGAGCCGGTCGGAGTGCTGGGCGGGCGTACGCTTGCCCGGCTTCATCTCCACCAGGCGGACATCGTGGCCGCGGCGGCTGAGCTGGAAGGCGGCTTCGGAGCCCGCGAGGCCCCCGCCGATGATGGTGATCTGCTGTCTCATGGTTGCGCACTGCTCTAGCAGCCGCCCCCCGACCCGGCAAGGGACGTGGGCCTGCCTGTACAGAGACCCGAGCCCTACGCTGTGCATTCCCTGCTCGGGCCTGCGCTGGGCCTGCGCTGGCCTCCGCCCCCCTTCGTCCCCAGATTGCACACCAAGGAGGTGTCGCGATGCCATACGACCAGAAGACGCTGGACCGGCTGCGGATGCAGCTGCTCGAGCGGCG from Vulgatibacter sp. harbors:
- the trmFO gene encoding methylenetetrahydrofolate--tRNA-(uracil(54)-C(5))-methyltransferase (FADH(2)-oxidizing) TrmFO gives rise to the protein MRQQITIIGGGLAGSEAAFQLSRRGHDVRLVEMKPGKRTPAQHSDRLAELVCSNSFRSDNPENAVGLLHEELRRMGSLVLAAADEARVPAGDALAVDRERFSERITGTIEADARINRVHEEAVALPDGPSPCIVATGPLTSDALAQAIARATDGGNGLYFYDSIAPIVTAESIDMSIAFAQSRHGKGGGDDYLNLPLNEAEYRAFVQALREGEKVKPHEFEEPKYFEGCLPIEVMAERGEETLAYGPMKPVGLSDPRTGARPYAVVQLRREDVAGTSWNLVGFQTRLTWPEQRRIFRTLPGLANAEFLRLGQIHRNTFLNGPALFGPDISLAALPHVFFAGQIAGVEGYVESCALGFVVALAVDARVRGVPFVAPPPETALGALVGHVTGTAHPEGYDYQPTNITWGLFPPLPGRVRKHEKKARQVVRAREALTAWAAANEHAAAPPPAPAATPSVETRA